Proteins encoded in a region of the Massilia sp. UMI-21 genome:
- a CDS encoding polysaccharide biosynthesis tyrosine autokinase: MSNPADAHPLTHLSHSPPVLSVPFDPRPPEPLPEEPTVDLKGYFNTLYDSRWLIGSITAFITVVAVLYALVAKPVYEANLMIHVEEESPNASKNILSEASSLFETKKAAIAEMELLRSRMVVSRAVDNLQLYIEVQPKYFPVAGFWFANQNAGNLSNPGLFGYGGYVWGGEKADVSVFEVPDSWLNREFVLTARAGNRYRFSGGGQRLAFDGTVGQRYRVPLPDGLLEIKVDRLYANPGARFRIKRKSRLGTIQAIQSAMVITEQGKQSGVIEVKLQGESSARINSLLSEIGREYMRQNLARKTEEAEKSLAFLNQQLPILKRQLEQSEDRYNQFRNAHGTVDLREEARMSLAQAAAAHTRRMELMQKKTELLARFTEDHPVVMAINRQRKEVDDEIEAIASRIRTLPVMEQDEARLTRDIKVNTDLYTALSNTAQQLRLISVGRVSNVRLVDAPIAPEKPIKPNRPLIVAMAVVTGLFLGTLIAFTRKAMRGGIDDPQKIERMLRARVVYASIPHSGNQDKLMRKSKPDGVLPLLAQILPEDPAVESLRSFRAALQFSMPHFKNNVVMMAGPTRDLGKSFIAANFAAVMAASGKRVLLIDADMRNGHLHRYFGVERGKGLSRAIAGGATVDEVIHRNVLDRLDFIPTGELPTNRAEFLLHLNFGTLLETVSPLYDLVLIDPPPLLAVADALIIGAHAGAVFLVTRSAVTTEGQINESIKRLNHAGISPRGVLFNDMALRLGDYRSQYGGGPQLAYVA, translated from the coding sequence ATGAGCAATCCAGCCGACGCCCATCCGCTGACCCATCTCTCGCACAGTCCGCCCGTGCTGTCGGTGCCGTTCGATCCACGGCCTCCGGAGCCCCTGCCGGAAGAACCCACCGTCGACCTGAAAGGCTACTTCAACACCTTGTACGACAGCCGCTGGCTGATCGGCAGCATCACGGCCTTCATCACCGTGGTGGCGGTGCTGTATGCGCTGGTGGCCAAGCCGGTCTACGAGGCCAACCTCATGATCCACGTCGAAGAGGAAAGCCCGAACGCGTCCAAGAACATCCTGAGCGAAGCCTCGTCGCTGTTCGAAACCAAGAAGGCCGCCATCGCCGAGATGGAGCTGCTGCGTTCCCGCATGGTGGTGTCGCGCGCGGTGGACAACCTCCAGCTCTATATCGAGGTCCAGCCGAAGTACTTCCCGGTGGCGGGCTTCTGGTTCGCCAACCAGAACGCCGGCAACCTGTCCAACCCCGGTCTGTTCGGCTATGGCGGATACGTGTGGGGCGGAGAGAAAGCCGACGTGTCGGTGTTCGAGGTGCCCGATTCCTGGCTCAACCGCGAATTCGTGCTGACCGCGCGTGCCGGCAACCGCTATCGCTTCTCCGGCGGCGGCCAGCGCCTGGCCTTCGACGGCACCGTCGGCCAGCGCTATCGGGTCCCGCTTCCGGACGGCCTGCTCGAAATCAAGGTCGACCGCTTGTACGCCAATCCGGGCGCGCGCTTCCGCATCAAGCGCAAGTCGCGCCTGGGCACCATCCAGGCCATCCAGAGTGCGATGGTGATCACCGAGCAGGGCAAGCAGTCCGGCGTCATCGAGGTCAAGCTGCAGGGCGAGAGTTCCGCCCGCATCAACAGCCTCCTGAGCGAGATCGGTCGCGAATACATGCGCCAGAACCTGGCGCGCAAGACCGAGGAAGCCGAGAAGTCGCTTGCCTTCCTGAACCAGCAACTGCCGATCCTCAAGCGCCAGCTGGAGCAATCCGAAGACCGCTACAACCAGTTCCGCAACGCGCACGGCACCGTCGACCTGCGCGAGGAAGCGCGCATGAGCCTGGCACAGGCAGCGGCGGCCCATACCCGCCGCATGGAACTGATGCAGAAAAAGACCGAGCTGCTGGCGCGGTTCACCGAAGACCATCCGGTGGTAATGGCGATCAATCGCCAGCGCAAGGAAGTCGACGACGAAATCGAAGCCATCGCCAGCCGCATCCGCACCCTGCCGGTGATGGAACAGGACGAAGCGCGCCTGACGCGCGACATCAAGGTCAACACCGACCTGTACACGGCCTTGTCGAACACCGCGCAGCAGCTGCGCCTGATCTCCGTCGGGCGGGTCAGCAACGTGCGCCTGGTCGACGCGCCGATCGCACCGGAGAAGCCGATCAAGCCGAACCGGCCGCTGATCGTCGCGATGGCGGTGGTCACCGGCCTGTTCCTGGGGACGCTGATCGCTTTTACCCGCAAGGCCATGCGCGGCGGAATCGACGATCCCCAGAAGATCGAGCGGATGCTGCGCGCGCGGGTCGTGTACGCGTCCATCCCGCACAGCGGCAACCAGGACAAGCTGATGCGCAAGTCCAAGCCCGATGGCGTGCTGCCGCTGCTGGCGCAGATCCTGCCGGAAGATCCTGCGGTCGAGAGCCTGCGCAGCTTCCGCGCAGCGCTGCAGTTCTCCATGCCGCACTTCAAGAACAACGTCGTCATGATGGCCGGCCCCACCCGCGACCTCGGCAAGTCCTTCATCGCCGCCAACTTCGCGGCCGTGATGGCTGCCAGCGGCAAGCGCGTGCTGCTGATCGATGCCGACATGCGCAACGGGCACCTGCATCGCTATTTCGGTGTGGAGCGCGGCAAAGGCTTGTCGCGCGCGATCGCCGGCGGCGCCACGGTCGACGAAGTCATCCACCGTAACGTGCTGGACCGGCTCGACTTCATCCCGACCGGCGAATTGCCGACCAACCGGGCCGAATTCCTGCTGCACCTGAACTTCGGTACGCTGCTCGAGACGGTCAGCCCGCTCTACGATCTGGTGCTGATCGATCCTCCTCCGCTGCTTGCCGTCGCCGATGCCCTGATCATCGGCGCCCACGCCGGTGCCGTGTTCCTGGTCACCCGCTCCGCGGTGACGACGGAAGGGCAGATCAATGAATCGATCAAGCGCCTGAACCACGCCGGGATTTCGCCGCGCGGCGTGCTGTTCAACGACATGGCCCTTCGGCTGGGAGATTACCGTTCTCAATACGGCGGCGGACCGCAACTGGCCTACGTGGCCTGA
- a CDS encoding phosphoesterase — MQLLHLGDLELTLPLAAAAGAWLLAARAWRAAVAWTILYAGAMALVGGSKIAYLGWGTDIGPLDFKAFSGHAAGVTAVYPVLGYLLCRPIGRGYALAAVGAGLALGLAMTVALVGQGEHALAEAITGWILGACASVGTLYQAEPGGIAPGPASAACAVATFLASASLMQSAHVGYWMIRLALALSGNAHPYSWDTCG; from the coding sequence ATGCAACTGCTGCACCTTGGCGACCTCGAGCTCACCCTGCCGCTGGCCGCCGCGGCCGGGGCGTGGCTGCTGGCGGCCCGCGCGTGGCGCGCAGCAGTCGCCTGGACAATCCTGTACGCCGGCGCCATGGCGCTGGTGGGCGGCAGCAAGATCGCGTATCTCGGCTGGGGTACCGATATCGGCCCGCTCGACTTCAAGGCCTTCAGCGGTCACGCCGCCGGCGTCACAGCGGTCTACCCGGTGCTCGGCTACCTGCTGTGCCGTCCGATCGGACGCGGCTATGCGCTGGCGGCCGTCGGCGCCGGCCTGGCGCTCGGGCTCGCGATGACCGTCGCGCTGGTGGGGCAAGGCGAGCATGCGCTTGCGGAAGCGATTACCGGTTGGATACTCGGCGCCTGCGCCAGCGTCGGCACCCTTTATCAGGCCGAACCAGGCGGCATCGCGCCTGGTCCGGCGTCCGCTGCCTGCGCAGTAGCGACATTCCTCGCATCGGCCTCGTTGATGCAATCGGCGCATGTGGGTTACTGGATGATCAGGCTTGCCCTGGCGCTGTCCGGCAACGCGCATCCCTATTCCTGGGACACATGCGGCTAG
- a CDS encoding acyltransferase: MVSFPSIHWQARAPLGENAVQSLLISALRGLAALQVAASHLRAEIYPGLRTLEEPSLAYLGLAFLTGFAHQAVVVFFLISGWLVGGSLMNRFGKPQALAHYAIDRFTRLWTVLVPTLLLTLAVGLIIGAAATGPMDFDPANEFSAASFAGNLFGLQTVTVPDFGGNYPLWSLAHETWYYIQFPLLLLVLAGGGVLRRAAAAAALVLLLSTLRDMISLYFIIWLLGAAFSRIRIDCGKLCRSLLLLLTMALFVYYRLRGNNDDLVPGSFVQDIICSLPFLLLLASLHNEVDPTAPGYVRANRIAVFFSEFSFSLYVLHVPVIEFMRFLGRQFLGRDRLDPTVATDFLWYFTVLGAIVVFSYVFYLLFERHTIRIRNALKAWLLAPRTKPVRVALSPD, from the coding sequence ATGGTTTCATTCCCCTCGATACATTGGCAAGCACGGGCGCCGCTGGGCGAGAATGCAGTACAGTCCCTCTTGATTTCGGCGCTGCGCGGCCTTGCGGCCCTGCAGGTTGCTGCATCGCACCTGCGTGCCGAAATCTACCCCGGCCTGCGCACGCTCGAAGAGCCTTCGCTGGCCTACCTGGGCCTGGCCTTCCTCACCGGCTTCGCCCACCAGGCGGTGGTCGTGTTCTTCCTGATCAGCGGCTGGCTGGTGGGCGGCAGCCTGATGAACCGCTTCGGCAAGCCACAGGCACTGGCCCATTATGCGATCGACCGCTTCACACGGCTGTGGACGGTGCTGGTCCCCACCCTGCTGCTGACCCTGGCCGTCGGCCTGATCATCGGCGCTGCGGCGACCGGACCGATGGACTTCGATCCGGCCAACGAGTTCTCGGCGGCATCCTTCGCCGGCAACCTGTTCGGCCTGCAGACGGTCACCGTGCCCGACTTCGGCGGCAACTATCCCCTGTGGAGCCTGGCACACGAAACCTGGTACTACATCCAGTTTCCCCTGCTATTGCTGGTGCTCGCCGGCGGCGGCGTCCTGCGCCGCGCCGCCGCGGCCGCTGCGCTGGTCCTGCTGCTGTCGACGCTGCGTGACATGATCTCGCTGTATTTCATCATCTGGCTGCTCGGGGCTGCCTTCTCGCGGATTCGCATCGATTGCGGCAAGCTGTGCCGCTCGCTGCTGCTGCTGCTGACGATGGCGCTGTTCGTGTATTACCGGCTGCGCGGGAACAACGACGACCTCGTTCCCGGCTCGTTTGTGCAGGACATCATCTGCAGCCTCCCCTTCCTGCTCCTGCTGGCCTCGCTGCACAACGAAGTGGACCCGACGGCCCCGGGCTATGTGCGGGCCAACCGGATCGCCGTCTTCTTCTCGGAGTTCTCGTTCTCGCTGTACGTCCTGCATGTCCCTGTCATCGAGTTCATGCGCTTCCTCGGCCGACAATTCCTCGGCCGCGACCGCCTTGACCCGACTGTGGCGACTGATTTCCTGTGGTATTTCACTGTCCTCGGTGCGATCGTGGTGTTCTCGTATGTGTTCTACCTCCTGTTCGAGCGTCACACCATCCGGATCCGAAACGCCCTGAAGGCTTGGCTGCTGGCACCGCGTACCAAGCCGGTTCGCGTTGCACTGTCGCCGGACTGA
- a CDS encoding glycosyltransferase family 4 protein yields MNILLINHYAGSVHHGMEYRPYYLAREWVRLGHRVRIVAASQAHVRARAPDMGGLSRRDETIDGIEYTWFATPAYRGNGLARVRNMAAFVLRLFREARTLVREVAPQVVIASSTYPLDIWPAHRIARLAGARLLHEVHDLWPLSPMELGGFSRHHPFIRLLQAAEDYACRHADTIVSILPKVREHLEARGMAPHKLHLIPNGTDPAEWLVAPPTLPEALDALLAGLRAQGLAVVGYAGSHGLSNALDTLLDAARLMKGRPLAFLLVGDGPEKARLERRARALGLDRGQAQVYFAPPIPKAQIPALMARLDIAYLGWQRQPLYRFGISPNKLLDYMMGGCPVLHAVEAGNDPVLEAGCGLTVAPEDPAAIARGLEALLAMSRSERRALGERGRAYALSNLTYPVLGQRFLTTFAHEASHG; encoded by the coding sequence ATGAACATCCTCCTGATCAACCACTACGCCGGCTCCGTCCACCACGGCATGGAATACCGGCCCTATTACCTCGCACGCGAGTGGGTACGACTCGGGCACCGGGTGCGGATCGTCGCGGCCAGCCAGGCGCACGTGCGCGCCCGGGCGCCCGACATGGGCGGCCTGTCGCGGCGCGACGAGACCATCGACGGCATCGAGTACACCTGGTTTGCCACGCCTGCCTACCGGGGTAACGGACTGGCGCGGGTACGCAACATGGCGGCCTTCGTGCTGCGCCTGTTCCGCGAAGCGCGTACGCTGGTGCGCGAAGTGGCGCCGCAGGTGGTGATCGCGTCCAGCACCTATCCGCTCGACATCTGGCCGGCGCACCGGATCGCGCGCCTGGCCGGAGCCCGCCTGCTGCACGAGGTACACGACCTGTGGCCGCTGTCGCCCATGGAACTGGGTGGCTTTTCACGCCACCACCCGTTCATCCGGCTGCTGCAGGCTGCCGAAGACTATGCCTGCCGCCATGCCGATACCATCGTGTCGATCCTGCCCAAGGTGCGCGAGCACCTGGAAGCGCGCGGGATGGCGCCGCACAAGCTTCACCTGATCCCGAACGGCACCGATCCCGCGGAGTGGCTGGTAGCGCCGCCGACATTGCCCGAAGCCCTTGACGCCCTGCTCGCCGGCCTGCGTGCCCAGGGCCTTGCCGTGGTCGGGTATGCCGGCAGTCACGGCCTGTCCAATGCGCTCGACACGCTGCTCGACGCCGCCAGGCTCATGAAAGGCAGGCCGCTGGCCTTCCTGCTGGTGGGGGACGGTCCCGAAAAGGCCCGCCTGGAGCGGCGCGCGCGCGCGCTCGGCCTCGATCGCGGCCAGGCGCAGGTGTATTTCGCGCCGCCCATCCCGAAGGCGCAGATCCCGGCCCTGATGGCCCGGCTCGACATTGCCTACCTGGGCTGGCAACGCCAGCCGCTGTACCGCTTCGGCATCTCGCCGAACAAGCTGCTCGACTACATGATGGGAGGCTGCCCGGTCCTGCATGCGGTGGAGGCAGGCAATGACCCGGTGCTGGAAGCGGGTTGCGGCCTGACCGTGGCGCCCGAAGATCCCGCGGCCATCGCGCGCGGGCTGGAAGCGCTGCTGGCCATGTCCAGGAGCGAGCGCCGCGCGCTGGGCGAGCGCGGACGCGCCTATGCACTATCCAACCTTACCTATCCCGTCCTTGGACAACGATTCCTGACCACTTTCGCACACGAGGCTTCCCATGGCTGA
- a CDS encoding sugar transferase, giving the protein MSKRVFDLLGATAGLVLLAPILLVIAFWIRLDSPGPVLYRQQRVGRGGRLFTIYKFRTMQQRTLDGPQLTVGADPRVTHAGRFLRHYKLDELPQLWNVVQGCMSLVGPRPEVPRYVDCYPPEQRRVVLSVAPGITDWAAIRYKDENAILARAADPERAYVEAVLPVKLDYYVRYVKERSFWGDVRILAHTLAAIVR; this is encoded by the coding sequence ATGAGCAAGCGCGTCTTCGACCTGCTGGGTGCGACGGCGGGCCTGGTCCTGCTGGCGCCCATCCTGCTCGTGATCGCGTTCTGGATCAGGCTCGATTCGCCTGGCCCGGTGCTGTACCGCCAACAGCGGGTCGGACGCGGCGGCCGCTTGTTCACGATCTACAAGTTCCGCACGATGCAGCAGCGCACACTGGACGGCCCGCAGCTGACGGTCGGCGCCGACCCGCGCGTCACCCACGCCGGCCGCTTCCTGCGCCATTACAAGCTCGACGAGCTGCCCCAGTTGTGGAACGTCGTCCAAGGTTGCATGAGCCTGGTAGGGCCGCGCCCCGAGGTTCCGCGCTATGTCGACTGCTATCCGCCAGAACAGCGGCGCGTGGTGCTGTCGGTCGCGCCCGGCATTACCGACTGGGCTGCGATCCGCTACAAGGACGAGAACGCGATCCTGGCACGCGCTGCCGATCCCGAGCGTGCTTACGTGGAAGCCGTGCTGCCGGTCAAGCTCGATTACTACGTGCGCTATGTGAAAGAACGTAGTTTCTGGGGCGACGTACGGATCCTGGCGCACACGCTCGCCGCCATCGTGCGTTGA
- a CDS encoding DegT/DnrJ/EryC1/StrS family aminotransferase: MAEQAQASAQLNTDPLDNIPRTFLPFALPDIGDEEIRAVEVCLRSGWVTTGPTTRRFEQEFRAYLGDDVEAISVNSATAGLHLALECLGIGPGDEVIVPTMTFTATAEVVRYLGARPVFVDIDPTTLNISPSAVAAAITPRTRAVMPVHYAGLACDMDAILALARRHGLRVIEDAAHAFPTRLDGKLVGTLGSDITVFSFYANKTMTTGEGGMIVTRNAELGDRMRCMRLHGISRDAFDRYTSRVPAWFYEVIAAGFKYNLTDIAAAIGIEQLRKIDRFQQRRAWMAQRYDEGLAGLPLQLPAHPAFGSTHAWHLYVVRLQDGAPIGRDELINALAERGIGTSVHFIPLHRQPYWRESCGLNPDAFPVAEASYATMLTLPLYTRMLDADQDRVIAALHELLS; this comes from the coding sequence ATGGCTGAACAGGCACAGGCCAGCGCCCAGTTGAACACTGACCCGCTGGACAACATTCCACGGACCTTCCTGCCCTTTGCGCTGCCCGACATCGGCGACGAGGAAATCCGCGCCGTCGAGGTTTGCCTGCGATCCGGCTGGGTGACCACCGGACCGACGACGCGCCGCTTCGAACAGGAATTCCGCGCCTACCTGGGCGACGACGTGGAAGCGATCTCGGTCAATTCCGCCACCGCGGGCCTGCACCTGGCGCTCGAATGCCTGGGCATCGGCCCCGGCGACGAAGTGATCGTTCCCACCATGACCTTCACCGCCACCGCCGAAGTCGTGCGCTATCTCGGCGCCCGGCCGGTCTTCGTCGATATCGATCCCACGACCCTGAACATCTCGCCGTCGGCCGTGGCTGCGGCCATCACGCCGCGTACCCGCGCCGTGATGCCGGTACACTACGCCGGACTGGCTTGCGACATGGACGCCATCCTGGCGCTGGCCAGGCGCCATGGCCTGCGCGTCATCGAAGACGCGGCGCACGCCTTTCCCACCCGGCTCGATGGCAAGCTCGTTGGCACGCTCGGCAGCGACATCACCGTGTTCAGCTTTTACGCGAACAAGACCATGACCACCGGCGAAGGCGGCATGATCGTCACGCGCAACGCCGAGCTGGGCGACCGGATGCGTTGCATGCGCCTGCATGGCATCAGCCGGGATGCCTTCGACCGCTATACCTCGCGCGTCCCGGCCTGGTTCTACGAAGTCATCGCCGCCGGCTTCAAGTACAACCTCACCGACATCGCCGCCGCCATCGGCATCGAACAACTGCGCAAGATCGACCGCTTCCAGCAGCGCCGTGCCTGGATGGCACAGCGCTATGACGAAGGCCTGGCCGGGCTGCCGCTACAGCTGCCGGCACATCCCGCTTTCGGCAGCACCCACGCCTGGCACCTGTACGTGGTGCGCCTGCAGGACGGGGCACCGATCGGCCGCGACGAGTTGATCAACGCGCTGGCGGAACGCGGCATCGGCACCAGCGTGCACTTCATCCCCTTGCATCGCCAGCCCTACTGGCGCGAGAGCTGCGGCTTGAATCCGGACGCCTTCCCGGTCGCCGAAGCCAGCTACGCGACGATGCTCACCTTGCCGCTATATACCCGCATGCTCGATGCCGACCAGGACCGCGTGATCGCGGCACTGCACGAGTTGCTGTCATGA